A segment of the Agarivorans albus genome:
AGCTGAAGATGTAGCTAGCGCTGCTGAAATCAATGAAGTAGATCTAGGCACTATGTCACAGTTGTCTCAACACTTTAGCCAAGCTTCAGCTGTATCGTTTATGTTGTTCATTTTGTTGTACATGCCTTGTGCAGCGGCAATGGGCGCTTTGGTCAAAGAGCTTGGACTAAAATGGGCAAGATTGATTGGCGTATGGTCGACCTTGTTAGCTTATTGCACCGCAACTATTTATTACCAAGCGGCAACATGGCAACAAACACCCATTTCAGGCAGTGTATTGTTATTGGCAATGGTGATTGTACTAAGTGTTTGGGTACTGTTCTTAAAGCGTCAAAAGGCAGAGCACTATGATACTACAAGCGCTTAAAAGCTATATTGAAGAGAACCCTGGTGTGTTGTTAAACCAAGTCGCTAAGCATTTTTCGCTTAGCGATGACGCCGCGCTAGCTATGCTTCAACCATGGGTTAAGCGCCATAAGTTGCGAGTTGTTAAACTCGGCTCATGTAATAAAGGCTGTGGTTGTAGCGCTAGCGAAGAGCAGTGGCAGCTTTACTGGCAAAATGACAATAGCATTGGCGTAACCTGTTAAATCTATACCCAAACTTAGACCAAAAAAGGACAGCAGTAAGTTGTCCTTTTTTTGTGGCTATTTTAATTGCTGTACCAAAGCAACTAAGTTGAAGTTATCTATCTTAGCCTGTTATATAAGTTAATCGCTTATTCTGGCTTGTTGGTGCGTTGGTAAGCTTCGATAAACTGCTTCACTGGCATTGGTTTGCCAAACATCCAGCCTTGACCATATTCAACACCTAAATCTTCTAACACTTTGCTCTGCATAATATTTTCTATGCCTTCGGCAATTACTTTTAAGTCAGACTTATGAGCAATATCTACCATGTGTGGCACTAGCGAAGAGCGGATAGAGCCAGCTTCTAAATCAAATACAAAGCTTTTGTCTATTTTTAAGTATTGGCAGCGAAAGTTTTTTAGTTGAGCAAGGTTAGAGTAGCCGGTACCAAAGTCGTCAATGGCAACTTCAAAACCTTGTTTAATGACTTGGTTTATATTTTGGTTTGCTACTAGGCTGTCTAGTTGCAAGTCTTCGGTTATCTCTAAGGTTATGTTGCCTGCGAAGTCTTTTACCTCTTGTAAGTTTTTTAACTCGTTGATGTTGTTGTTTTCAACGTCATTAGGGAAAATATTAAAACTAATTTTGCAATCACTTTGGATTACACCGCTGGCTTGCAAGTCCTTTAGCGCATTTTTCATCACCAATAAAGTAAACGGCCAAGTGAGTTTTAAGGCTCGGATCTCACCAATAAATTGGTCTGGATAAAGCTCGCCAAGCGGGTCCTTAAAGCGCGCCAATACCTCACCGCCAATCACTCGTTTGGTTTTTAAGTCCACCAAAGGTTGAATTTGGTAATAAAAATGCTTTTTACGTAAACCTCGACGAAGTCGAGCGTTGGTGCTGCTGTGACGCTTAAATAATGTTTCGGAGCAGATGCTTGCCAAAATCCCAAAGGCAAGGCTGAACATTAACGAGAAGAATAAAAACCAAGTTTTGTTTTTAATAAGCGTGTAATTGTAAAGGCTTAGGGCGATACAAAAATCGTAGTTTTCACTACAGCTGTGAAAATAGTGATAGTTGTCGGTGACTTCCTCATAAACCAAGGTGTCGGTGTCTTTATATATACCTTGGGTGCCGGTGAGGTGAATGGCATTTTCTCTCCTGTTCGACACTAACTCCCATTGATTATCACCATATTCGAGCGGCGCAAAGGTACTGTTATCGATCACCACATTAAAGTCGCCCCTGCGAATCACCACTCCAGAGTGCAGGTAATCAAATATGATGAGCTGTGTATTAAGCCAAATATCAAAGCCTAGTGAGGTAGAAAAAGATGGAGGATCTAAAGCTACTGGCTCTTCGAGTAAGCCGCCAACACTAGTACAAAGAAGGTGATCGTCTTCTAGTAAACCCACATCGCGAATATAACTACTTAAGTATACTGTTTGGCGCATCTTAGTGAGGGAAGCTTCGCTACAATCATTTATATCTAGTTTTTCAAGGTCGTCTAAAGCTTGAAGGGAATCATAAATAACTGTTTGAGTCAGAGAAATAGTATTGTGGGCGTAGCGGCGTTGGCTTTCACTAATATCTGCTGAAAGCAGCATTAAGGCAATGTAAACCATCAGAGCGCAGGTGAAAAATCCGCTGCTGATTACAACGGTTCGAGGTGAGAATATCCGCATTAACCAATCCTTTTGCATAGACCTCACAAGTAAAGCATAAAAACATCAATCATTCCTATGCTTTACAGTGTTTTAAGTTCCATTTTCTAGA
Coding sequences within it:
- a CDS encoding FeoC-like transcriptional regulator, which translates into the protein MILQALKSYIEENPGVLLNQVAKHFSLSDDAALAMLQPWVKRHKLRVVKLGSCNKGCGCSASEEQWQLYWQNDNSIGVTC
- a CDS encoding EAL domain-containing protein, which codes for MRIFSPRTVVISSGFFTCALMVYIALMLLSADISESQRRYAHNTISLTQTVIYDSLQALDDLEKLDINDCSEASLTKMRQTVYLSSYIRDVGLLEDDHLLCTSVGGLLEEPVALDPPSFSTSLGFDIWLNTQLIIFDYLHSGVVIRRGDFNVVIDNSTFAPLEYGDNQWELVSNRRENAIHLTGTQGIYKDTDTLVYEEVTDNYHYFHSCSENYDFCIALSLYNYTLIKNKTWFLFFSLMFSLAFGILASICSETLFKRHSSTNARLRRGLRKKHFYYQIQPLVDLKTKRVIGGEVLARFKDPLGELYPDQFIGEIRALKLTWPFTLLVMKNALKDLQASGVIQSDCKISFNIFPNDVENNNINELKNLQEVKDFAGNITLEITEDLQLDSLVANQNINQVIKQGFEVAIDDFGTGYSNLAQLKNFRCQYLKIDKSFVFDLEAGSIRSSLVPHMVDIAHKSDLKVIAEGIENIMQSKVLEDLGVEYGQGWMFGKPMPVKQFIEAYQRTNKPE